A part of Neoarius graeffei isolate fNeoGra1 chromosome 8, fNeoGra1.pri, whole genome shotgun sequence genomic DNA contains:
- the LOC132890380 gene encoding proteinase-activated receptor 4-like, which yields MFIINNNGTLTKRDLTQIQAATTVLLVPLLYLISFVFGFPSNLLALWVLLFHTKKFPSTILLVNLTCCDLLLLLMLPFRIIYHFQGNNWMFGEGSCRLLIALFYGNMYGSVVCLALIAVDRYVAVVHPFGARMLRSVKTSMLMSVMVWTMVLIAAVPMLASRQSYFIKDLSITTCHDALPEEEQKKYMVPYFATLFFLCFLIPLFVVVFCYSAVLRTLVAAGARYTHAIRVTALILVVFIVCLLPSNVLLLMHYSKWFYSPKSTKGHDGSSDNSDQLYVPYMISLAISTFNSCIDPFIFYYVSEDFRGKVGKLLCCTKNSYESSSGSSSGTTRSKVTLLSEKSKGLSEKDTINL from the coding sequence AtgttcatcatcaacaacaacggaACTCTTACAAAAAGGGACCTGACGCAAATTCAAGCAGCCACCACGGTTCTCCTGGTTCCTCTTCTCTACCTCATCTCATTCGTGTTTGGTTTCCCCTCTAACCTTCTGGCGCTGTGGGTTCTTCTCTTCCACACAAAAAAGTTTCCATCCACCATTCTGTTAGTGAACCTCACTTGCTGcgaccttcttcttctcctcatgCTTCCCTTTCGCATCATCTACCACTTCCAGGGAAACAACTGGATGTTTGGCGAAGGCTCCTGCCGCTTGCTAATCGCTCTGTTTTACGGGAACATGTACGGCTCGGTGGTTTGCCTGGCACTCATCGCTGTGGACCGTTACGTGGCTGTGGTGCATCCGTTTGGTGCCAGAATGCTACGGAGCGTCAAGACGTCCATGTTGATGAGCGTGATGGTGTGGACCATGGTGCTGATTGCAGCTGTCCCTATGCTCGCTTCACGTCAATCTTACTTCATCAAAGACCTTTCGATCACAACTTGCCATGACGCTCTTCCTGAAGAGGAACAGAAGAAGTACATGGTGCCATATTTTGCCACACTCTTCTTCCTCTGCTTTCTCATCCCGCTATTTGTTGTTGTCTTCTGCTACAGCGCTGTACTGCGCACCCTAGTGGCCGCTGGTGCTCGCTACACCCACGCAATCCGAGTCACGGCACTCATATTGGTGGTTTTCATCGTCTGCTTGCTCCCCAGTAACGTTCTCCTGCTCATGCATTACTCCAAATGGTTCTACTCACCTAAGAGCACGAAAGGTCATGATGGTAGCTCTGACAACTCCGACCAACTCTACGTGCCCTACATGATCAGTCTCGCTATCAGCACCTTTAACAGCTGCATCGACCCCTTTATCTTCTACTATGTCTCCGAGGACTTTAGAGGAAAAGTGGGAAAGTTGCTGTGCTGCACAAAAAACAGCTACGAATCTTCTTCTGGAAGTTCCTCAGGGacgacaaggtcaaaggtcacgcTGTTGTCGGAAAAAAGTAAAGGACTTTCAGAGAAAGATACCATAAACTTGTAA